A single Gasterosteus aculeatus chromosome 2, fGasAcu3.hap1.1, whole genome shotgun sequence DNA region contains:
- the LOC120828781 gene encoding protein bicaudal D homolog 2 isoform X1 encodes MLEADADAAGAASEREEAEMGSGDLKTEVVRLTLELQEATEEKLQAARYGLVVLEESAALKKKHRHLEEECETLKGELQQLREAFADSVSSQKRAAADGECREEDLLQETASKEAAMATRLEEVQAELKQARLALSNAHAEIDRLGVVSTQLKKECECLEGEKGHQRDEMKEYKVRELRQLQDNSELEEENTSLQKQVSVLKENQVEFESIKLELTHKNEEQEELRGQMEEAERLKEIAERQLDEALEALKEEREQKNCLRRELSALTLNPFESVGNLELHLDQLDDSQEEGQGGEGEGEGEDQDSGINNGPGSAPDSARPPHLGGSKSNGLIQRYSTPRSSDVFLRAPASGLVSDLLSELHFSDSQKLKQQLLQAEREKSSLISKVEDLQLQLVASKQAFSQQEDKLGSLTQQLEAAQSGQHPKHEAGDGDPENGDAVFDYEVDTKSKEVLEARVRSASEELLKLRDDLSQAGARYNTLEHRYKQEKDRWRAEAQELADKIRQCIKSSKQDQERIGELEKEIGATRKVAIDSEGHLSVAQEELLAFSEELSNLYHHICVCNNLTPKRVTLDYYRDGARAGIAGGGRRSHYVHSPQNSQKKTRANDAFISKASVLQFMGEVDSAGASGESLSCPGSPTLDFRDPSNVCNLVAVIRCQIKHLRVAVDLCRQRGAMPYSGFSSSGESERDAESLMEEVLKLKSLLSTKREQIATLRTVLKANKQTAELALSNLKTKYETEKSMVSETMMKLRNELKALKEDAATFSSLRVMFASRCDQYVTQLDEMQRQLAAAEDEKRTLNSLLRMAIQQKLALTQRLEDLEAPPASHSLNSSPRRSRAKELATKSGRAPRSPRNSPARPPLRSSPRASPVLGGSVTGLATHHLRGLTRSLHTSPVRTALSLCSDGPVQTSSRRGKPLPRDATFIRSHSVGEVFDTGWSPGSPPARKASTSSVSSELTVKNTQVRESKKGLSSVPVRQDTFITTRVVPASSGRPKSFLFSSSTANLTSSKASRVYPNKPEAWRETRLKPDLEAYLSTSLGGKQLTRGSDSVQAAAARSTFQPHAAASSPLTAESPAVPAAASLRVDNPPGKSRLAGAFRESRRRASASSSRATEESLPSAGRGSASKAQGTAARPRSSHSKSSRRR; translated from the exons ATGCTGGAGGCGGACGCAGACGCGGCAGGTGCGGCGTCCGAGCGAGAGGAAGCGGAGATGGGGAGCGGAGATTTGAAGACGGAGGTGGTGCGGCTAACCCTGGAGCTCCAGGAGGCcacggaggagaagctgcaggccGCCCGCTACGGCctggtggtgctggaggagAGTGCCGCTCTCAAGAAGAAACACAGGCACCTGGAAGAGGAGTGTGAGACCCTGAAaggggagctgcagcagctcagagag GCATTCGCAGATTCTGTAAGCAGCCAAAAACGTGCAGCTGCTGATGGAGAATGCCGGGAGGAGGATCTGCTACAGGAGACGGCCTCTAAGGaggctgccatggcaacccgCCTTGAGGAAGTCCAGGCAGAGCTCAAGCAAGCACGCCTTGCTCTGAGCAACGCACATGCAGAGATCGATAGGCTGGGGGTGGTCTCCACCCAGCTAAAGAAG GAGTGCGAGTGTCTGGAGGGCGAAAAGGGCCATCAGAGGGATGAGATGAAGGAATATAAAGTACGGGAGCTGCGCCAGTTGCAGGACAACAGCGaattagaagaagaaaacacatctCTGCAAAAACAGGTGTCTGTACTGAAGGAAAACCAG GTGGAGTTTGAATCGATAAAGCTGGAGCTGACCCACAAGaacgaggagcaggaggagctgcgaGGTCAGATGGAGGAGGCCGAAAGGCTGAAGGAGATCGCAGAGCGGCAGCTGGATGAGGCCCTGGAAGCCCTGAAGGAGGAGCGGGAGCAGAAGAACTGCCTGCGGCGAGAACTCTCCGCCCTGACGCTCAACCCCTTCGAATCCGTGGGGAACCTGGAGCTCCACTTGGACCAGCTGGACGACAGCCAGGAGGAGggccagggaggggagggagaaggtGAGGGAGAGGATCAAGACAGCGGCATTAATAATGGTCCTGGTTCTGCTCCCGATTCTGCTCGCCCTCCTCACTTGGGCGGCTCCAAAAGCAACGGCCTCATCCAGCGCTACTCCACTCCACGCAGCAGCGACGTGTTCCTGCGCGCTCCCGCCTCCGGGCTGGTGTCGGACCTGCTGAGCGAGCTGCACTTCTCCGACAGCCAGAAGCTAAAGCAGCAACTCTTGCAG GCAGAACGGGAGAAGTCCAGCCTGATCAGCAAGGTGGAGgatctgcagctgcagctggtggcGTCCAAACAGGCGTTCAGTCAGCAGGAGGACAAGCTCGGATCGCTCACGCAGCAGCTGGAAGCCGCGCAGAGCGGCCAGCACCCCAAGCACGAGGCGGGCGACGGCGACCCGGAGAACGGAGACGCCGTCTTTGACTACGAGGTCGACACCAAGAGCAAGGAGGTGCTGGAGGCGCGAGTGCGCTCCGCCAGCGAGGAGCTTCTGAAGCTGCGGGACGACCTGTCCCAGGCAGGAGCTCGCTACAACACCCTGGAGCACCGGTACAAGCAGGAGAAGGACCGGTGGCGGGCGGAGGCCCAGGAGCTGGCCGACAAGATCCGCCAGTGCATCAAGTCCAGCAAGCAGGACCAGGAGCGCATCggcgagctggagaaggagatcGGAGCCACGCGGAAGGTGGCCATCGATTCGGAGGGGCACCTGAGCGTCGCCCAGGAAGAGCTGCTGGCCTTCTCTGAGGAGCTGTCCAACCTCTACCACCACATCTGCGTGTGCAACAACCTGACGCCAAAGCGAGTCACCCTGGACTACTACCGCGACGGGGCCCGGGCGGGCATCGCGGGGGGTGGCCGCAGGTCCCATTACGTTCACTCGCCGCAGAACTCCCAGAAGAAGACGCGGGCCAACGACGCGTTCATCTCCAAAGCGTCGGTGCTGCAGTTCATGGGGGAGGTGGATAGCGCCGGAGCCAGCGGGGAGTCTCTCAGCTGCCCCGGATCCCCCACGCTGGACTTCAGGGACCCTTCAAACGTCTGCAACTTGGTGGCGGTCATCCGTTGCCAGATCAAACACCTCCGG GTGGCAGTGGACCTCTGTCGTCAGAGGGGTGCGATGCCGTACTCCGGGTTTAGCAGCAGCGGGGAGTCCGAGCGGGACGCTGAAAGCCTAATGGAAGAAGTTTTGAAACTCAAGTCCCTTTTGAGCACCAAGAGGGAACAGATTGCCACCCTGAGGACCGTCCTCAAGGCCAACAAGCAG ACTGCGGAGTTGGCTCTGTCCAATCTGAAGACCAAGTACGAGACGGAGAAGAGCATGGTGTCTGAGACCATGATGAAGCTGAGGAACGAGCTCAAAGCCCTGAAGGAGGACGCCGCGACCTTCTCTTCGCTGCGAGTCATGTTCGCCAGTCG GTGCGACCAGTATGTCACCCAGTTGGACGAGATGCAGCGGCAGCTGGCAGCCGCCGAGGACGAGAAGAGGACCCTGAACTCCCTGCTGCGGATGGCCATCCAGCAGAAACTGGCCCTCACTCAGCgcctggaggacctggaggcGCCTCCAGCTTCCCACAGCCTGAACAGCAGCCCCCGCCGCTCCCGGGCCAAAGAGCTGGCCACCAAGTCGGGTCGGGCTCCTCGGAGCCCCCGAAACAGCCCCGCCCGGCCCCCGCTGAGGAGCAGCCCGCGGGCCAGCCCGGTGCTCGGCGGCAGCGTTACGGGGCTGGCCACGCACCACCTGCGAGGTTTGACCCGGAGTCTCCACACAAGCCCCGTAAGAaccgctctctctctttgctccgACGGGCCCGTGCAGACGAGCTCCCGCCGGGGCAAGCCCCTCCCGCGGGACGCCACCTTCATTAGAAGTCACAGTGTAGGGGAGGTTTTTGACACAGGGTGGAGTCCCGGTTCCCCCCCAGCGCGTAAAGCCTCCACCAGTTCTGTTTCCAGCGAACTAAcggtaaaaaacacacaagtcaGGGAGTCAAAGAAAGGTTTGTCTTCGGTCCCCGTACGTCAGGACACCTTCATCACAACCCGCGTCGTACCGGCCTCTTCCGGCAGGCCcaagtcttttttgttttcttcatccaCAGCTAATCTAACCTCTTCTAAAGCCTCGCGTGTGTATCCTAACAAACCCGAAGCATGGCGTGAGACTCGACTAAAGCCTGATCTCGAAGCGTACTTAAGTACCTCGCTAGGAGGAAAGCAGTTGACTCGCGGGTCTGACTCTGTGCAAGCAGCGGCAGCTCGCAGCACGTTTCAGCCGCACGCAGCAGCCTCTTCGCCGCTGACCGCCGAATCCCCGGCGGTCCCGGCAGCCGCATCGCTCCGCGTGGACAATCCACCGGGGAAGAGCAGGCTGGCCGGCGCCTTCAGGGAGTCTAGGCGCAGAGCGTCCGCCTCCTCAAGTAGAGCCACAGAGGAATCGCTCCCCAGCGCCGGTAGGGGCTCCGCTAGCAAAGCGCAGGGCACAGCGGCCCGGCCGCGGAGCTCGCACTCTAAATCATCCCGCAGGCGATAA
- the nt5dc2 gene encoding 5'-nucleotidase domain-containing protein 2: MSFKAVGAAVVRALWTKGHGTPPLARSTRASTLTTTCSVLTAREPGSEASRLSPEQSYGPGSDGPSGADVPPSGEPPHPGEGEGAPGARGRSSTAVPTRQASYLWARYNDTKRLVHDLIPPGACNLLNSSTIYANNEVDLSTVDIYGFDYDYTLALYSNALNGMIYDKAKSFLIEHFKYPKEIHKYDYIPNFTVRGLHYDIQKGLLMKIDAFHYIQPGTVYRGLSPVPDEEVLELFGGTYHVPLEQDSGFYGKGPKLKQFMDIFSIPEMTLLAAANDFFIRNGIDYDPVHLFKDVSEAIGMVHLKGFMYKWIMEDLDKFILRGDETDAVLHRLVSQGKKLFLITNSPFSFVDKGMRHMVGKDWRDFFDVVIVQADKPHFFTDCIKPFRRLDGNGDLQWEKITSLDKGQIYKQGNLFDFLRLTGWRGSRVLYFGDHLYSDLADLMLRHGWRTAAIVPELEPETKVVSTHRYALSLTWLQALTGLMERLQTHRDPESKRVFEEWQKEREELRAMTKNVFNPQFGSIFRTCHNPTYFSRRLSRFSDVYMASVSCLLNYDPSYTFYPRRTPLQHEAPLWMDQLCTGCMKTPHLEEMSQIR, encoded by the exons atgtctttcaagGCGGTGGGCGCGGCGGTGGTCCGCGCGCTGTGGACAAAAGGACACGGCACCCCGCCGCTGGCGCGCTCCACCAGGGCGAGCACGCTCACCACAACGTGCAGCGTGTTGACAGCGAGGGAGCCAGGCTCCGAAGCCAGCAGACTCTCCCCCGAACAAAGCTACGGGCCCGGCTCCGACGGGCCGAGCGGCGCCGACGTGCCGCCCTCCGGCGAGCCGCCTCATCCCGGGGAGGGCGAGGGGGCTCCCGGTGCCAGGGGACGGTCGTCCACCGCGGTCCCGACCCGTCAGGCGTCCTACCTGTGGGCTCGGTACAATGACACCAAACGGCTGGTTCACG ACCTGATCCCCCCAGGCGCTTGTAACCTCCTCAACTCCTCCACCATCTACGCCAACAACGAGGTCGACCTGTCCACAGTGGACATCTACGGCTTTGACTACGACTACACGCTGGCGCTGTACTCGAATGCACTCAACGGAATGATCTACGACAAAGCAAAGAGCTTCCTAATTGAACACTTTAAG TATCCGAAAGAAATCCACAAATACGATTACATTCCCAACTTCACTGTGCGGGGTCTGCACTATGACATCCAAAAG GGTCTTCTGATGAAGATCGATGCCTTCCATTACATACAGCCGGGAACGGTGTACCG GGGACTGAGCCCCGTGCCGGACGAGGAGGTCCTGGAGCTCTTCGGGGGGACTTACCATGTCCCGCTGGAGCAGGACAGTGGCTTCTATGGGAAG GGACCAAAGCTGAAGCAGTTCATGGACATCTTCTCTATTCCTGAGATGACTCTCTTGGCTGCGGCAAATGATTTTTTCATCCGAAATGGCATCGATTATGATCCAGTTCACCTCTTCAAGGACGTCTCG GAAGCCATCGGCATGGTTCACCTGAAAGGCTTCATGTACAAATGGATCATGGAGGATCTCG ATAAGTTCATCCTGAGAGGAGACGAGACGGATGCCGTTTTGCATCGGTTGGTCAGTCAGGGAAAGAAACTGTTCCTCATTACCAACAGTCCCTTCAGCTTTGT GGATAAAGGAATGAGACACATGGTGGGAAAAGACTGGCGAGACTTCTTCGATGTGGTCATCGTCCAGGCAGATAAACCTCACTTCTTCACTGATTGCATCAA ACCCTTCAGGCGTTTGGATGGTAATGGAGACCTTCAGTGGGAGAAGATAACCAGTCTGGACAAAGGACAGATCTACAAGCAG GGAAACCTGTTTGACTTCCTCAGACTGACTGGCTGGCGAGGTTCAAGGGTTCTTTACTTTGGAGATCATCTTTATAGCGACTTGGCT GACCTGATGTTGCGACACGGCTGGCGTACGGCCGCCATAGTGCCGGAGCTGGAGCCGGAAACCAAAGTGGTGAGCACCCACCGGTACGCACTGAGCCTCACCTGGCTGCAGGCTTTAACCGGCCTGATGGAACGGCTACAG ACTCATCGGGACCCAGAGTCTAAACGTGTTTTTGAAGAATGGCAGAAAGAGCGGGAAGAGCTCAG GGCGATGACTAAGAACGTGTTCAACCCGCAGTTCGGCAGCATCTTCAGAACGTGTCACAACCCCACTTACTTCTCCAGACGACTCTCCCGTTTCTCCGACGTCTACATGGCCTCCGTCAGCTGTCTTTTGAATTACGACCCCTCGTACACTTTCTACCCGCGCCGCACCCCCCTGCAGCACGAGGCTCCTCTGTGGATGGACCAGCTGTGCACGGGCTGCATGAAGACTCCACATCTGGAGGAGATGTCTCAAATACGATGA
- the LOC120828781 gene encoding protein bicaudal D homolog 2 isoform X3 → MLEADADAAGAASEREEAEMGSGDLKTEVVRLTLELQEATEEKLQAARYGLVVLEESAALKKKHRHLEEECETLKGELQQLREAFADSVSSQKRAAADGECREEDLLQETASKEAAMATRLEEVQAELKQARLALSNAHAEIDRLGVVSTQLKKECECLEGEKGHQRDEMKEYKVRELRQLQDNSELEEENTSLQKQVSVLKENQVEFESIKLELTHKNEEQEELRGQMEEAERLKEIAERQLDEALEALKEEREQKNCLRRELSALTLNPFESVGNLELHLDQLDDSQEEGQGGEGEGEGEDQDSGINNGPGSAPDSARPPHLGGSKSNGLIQRYSTPRSSDVFLRAPASGLVSDLLSELHFSDSQKLKQQLLQAEREKSSLISKVEDLQLQLVASKQAFSQQEDKLGSLTQQLEAAQSGQHPKHEAGDGDPENGDAVFDYEVDTKSKEVLEARVRSASEELLKLRDDLSQAGARYNTLEHRYKQEKDRWRAEAQELADKIRQCIKSSKQDQERIGELEKEIGATRKVAIDSEGHLSVAQEELLAFSEELSNLYHHICVCNNLTPKRVTLDYYRDGARAGIAGGGRRSHYVHSPQNSQKKTRANDAFISKASVLQFMGEVDSAGASGESLSCPGSPTLDFRDPSNVCNLVAVIRCQIKHLRVAVDLCRQRGAMPYSGFSSSGESERDAESLMEEVLKLKSLLSTKREQIATLRTVLKANKQTAELALSNLKTKYETEKSMVSETMMKLRNELKALKEDAATFSSLRVMFASRAETLLPSLQPPSSP, encoded by the exons ATGCTGGAGGCGGACGCAGACGCGGCAGGTGCGGCGTCCGAGCGAGAGGAAGCGGAGATGGGGAGCGGAGATTTGAAGACGGAGGTGGTGCGGCTAACCCTGGAGCTCCAGGAGGCcacggaggagaagctgcaggccGCCCGCTACGGCctggtggtgctggaggagAGTGCCGCTCTCAAGAAGAAACACAGGCACCTGGAAGAGGAGTGTGAGACCCTGAAaggggagctgcagcagctcagagag GCATTCGCAGATTCTGTAAGCAGCCAAAAACGTGCAGCTGCTGATGGAGAATGCCGGGAGGAGGATCTGCTACAGGAGACGGCCTCTAAGGaggctgccatggcaacccgCCTTGAGGAAGTCCAGGCAGAGCTCAAGCAAGCACGCCTTGCTCTGAGCAACGCACATGCAGAGATCGATAGGCTGGGGGTGGTCTCCACCCAGCTAAAGAAG GAGTGCGAGTGTCTGGAGGGCGAAAAGGGCCATCAGAGGGATGAGATGAAGGAATATAAAGTACGGGAGCTGCGCCAGTTGCAGGACAACAGCGaattagaagaagaaaacacatctCTGCAAAAACAGGTGTCTGTACTGAAGGAAAACCAG GTGGAGTTTGAATCGATAAAGCTGGAGCTGACCCACAAGaacgaggagcaggaggagctgcgaGGTCAGATGGAGGAGGCCGAAAGGCTGAAGGAGATCGCAGAGCGGCAGCTGGATGAGGCCCTGGAAGCCCTGAAGGAGGAGCGGGAGCAGAAGAACTGCCTGCGGCGAGAACTCTCCGCCCTGACGCTCAACCCCTTCGAATCCGTGGGGAACCTGGAGCTCCACTTGGACCAGCTGGACGACAGCCAGGAGGAGggccagggaggggagggagaaggtGAGGGAGAGGATCAAGACAGCGGCATTAATAATGGTCCTGGTTCTGCTCCCGATTCTGCTCGCCCTCCTCACTTGGGCGGCTCCAAAAGCAACGGCCTCATCCAGCGCTACTCCACTCCACGCAGCAGCGACGTGTTCCTGCGCGCTCCCGCCTCCGGGCTGGTGTCGGACCTGCTGAGCGAGCTGCACTTCTCCGACAGCCAGAAGCTAAAGCAGCAACTCTTGCAG GCAGAACGGGAGAAGTCCAGCCTGATCAGCAAGGTGGAGgatctgcagctgcagctggtggcGTCCAAACAGGCGTTCAGTCAGCAGGAGGACAAGCTCGGATCGCTCACGCAGCAGCTGGAAGCCGCGCAGAGCGGCCAGCACCCCAAGCACGAGGCGGGCGACGGCGACCCGGAGAACGGAGACGCCGTCTTTGACTACGAGGTCGACACCAAGAGCAAGGAGGTGCTGGAGGCGCGAGTGCGCTCCGCCAGCGAGGAGCTTCTGAAGCTGCGGGACGACCTGTCCCAGGCAGGAGCTCGCTACAACACCCTGGAGCACCGGTACAAGCAGGAGAAGGACCGGTGGCGGGCGGAGGCCCAGGAGCTGGCCGACAAGATCCGCCAGTGCATCAAGTCCAGCAAGCAGGACCAGGAGCGCATCggcgagctggagaaggagatcGGAGCCACGCGGAAGGTGGCCATCGATTCGGAGGGGCACCTGAGCGTCGCCCAGGAAGAGCTGCTGGCCTTCTCTGAGGAGCTGTCCAACCTCTACCACCACATCTGCGTGTGCAACAACCTGACGCCAAAGCGAGTCACCCTGGACTACTACCGCGACGGGGCCCGGGCGGGCATCGCGGGGGGTGGCCGCAGGTCCCATTACGTTCACTCGCCGCAGAACTCCCAGAAGAAGACGCGGGCCAACGACGCGTTCATCTCCAAAGCGTCGGTGCTGCAGTTCATGGGGGAGGTGGATAGCGCCGGAGCCAGCGGGGAGTCTCTCAGCTGCCCCGGATCCCCCACGCTGGACTTCAGGGACCCTTCAAACGTCTGCAACTTGGTGGCGGTCATCCGTTGCCAGATCAAACACCTCCGG GTGGCAGTGGACCTCTGTCGTCAGAGGGGTGCGATGCCGTACTCCGGGTTTAGCAGCAGCGGGGAGTCCGAGCGGGACGCTGAAAGCCTAATGGAAGAAGTTTTGAAACTCAAGTCCCTTTTGAGCACCAAGAGGGAACAGATTGCCACCCTGAGGACCGTCCTCAAGGCCAACAAGCAG ACTGCGGAGTTGGCTCTGTCCAATCTGAAGACCAAGTACGAGACGGAGAAGAGCATGGTGTCTGAGACCATGATGAAGCTGAGGAACGAGCTCAAAGCCCTGAAGGAGGACGCCGCGACCTTCTCTTCGCTGCGAGTCATGTTCGCCAGTCG CGCTGAAACACTCCTTCCATCACTCCAACCTCCCTCTTCTCCATAA
- the LOC120828781 gene encoding protein bicaudal D homolog 2 isoform X2, translating into MLEADADAAGAASEREEAEMGSGDLKTEVVRLTLELQEATEEKLQAARYGLVVLEESAALKKKHRHLEEECETLKGELQQLREAFADSVSSQKRAAADGECREEDLLQETASKEAAMATRLEEVQAELKQARLALSNAHAEIDRLGVVSTQLKKECECLEGEKGHQRDEMKEYKVRELRQLQDNSELEEENTSLQKQVSVLKENQVEFESIKLELTHKNEEQEELRGQMEEAERLKEIAERQLDEALEALKEEREQKNCLRRELSALTLNPFESVGNLELHLDQLDDSQEEGQGGEGEGEGEDQDSGINNGPGSAPDSARPPHLGGSKSNGLIQRYSTPRSSDVFLRAPASGLVSDLLSELHFSDSQKLKQQLLQAEREKSSLISKVEDLQLQLVASKQAFSQQEDKLGSLTQQLEAAQSGQHPKHEAGDGDPENGDAVFDYEVDTKSKEVLEARVRSASEELLKLRDDLSQAGARYNTLEHRYKQEKDRWRAEAQELADKIRQCIKSSKQDQERIGELEKEIGATRKVAIDSEGHLSVAQEELLAFSEELSNLYHHICVCNNLTPKRVTLDYYRDGARAGIAGGGRRSHYVHSPQNSQKKTRANDAFISKASVLQFMGEVDSAGASGESLSCPGSPTLDFRDPSNVCNLVAVIRCQIKHLRVAVDLCRQRGAMPYSGFSSSGESERDAESLMEEVLKLKSLLSTKREQIATLRTVLKANKQTAELALSNLKTKYETEKSMVSETMMKLRNELKALKEDAATFSSLRVMFASRCDQYVTQLDEMQRQLAAAEDEKRTLNSLLRMAIQQKLALTQRLEDLEAPPASHSLNSSPRRSRAKELATKSGRAPRSPRNSPARPPLRSSPRASPVLGGSVTGLATHHLRGLTRSLHTSPR; encoded by the exons ATGCTGGAGGCGGACGCAGACGCGGCAGGTGCGGCGTCCGAGCGAGAGGAAGCGGAGATGGGGAGCGGAGATTTGAAGACGGAGGTGGTGCGGCTAACCCTGGAGCTCCAGGAGGCcacggaggagaagctgcaggccGCCCGCTACGGCctggtggtgctggaggagAGTGCCGCTCTCAAGAAGAAACACAGGCACCTGGAAGAGGAGTGTGAGACCCTGAAaggggagctgcagcagctcagagag GCATTCGCAGATTCTGTAAGCAGCCAAAAACGTGCAGCTGCTGATGGAGAATGCCGGGAGGAGGATCTGCTACAGGAGACGGCCTCTAAGGaggctgccatggcaacccgCCTTGAGGAAGTCCAGGCAGAGCTCAAGCAAGCACGCCTTGCTCTGAGCAACGCACATGCAGAGATCGATAGGCTGGGGGTGGTCTCCACCCAGCTAAAGAAG GAGTGCGAGTGTCTGGAGGGCGAAAAGGGCCATCAGAGGGATGAGATGAAGGAATATAAAGTACGGGAGCTGCGCCAGTTGCAGGACAACAGCGaattagaagaagaaaacacatctCTGCAAAAACAGGTGTCTGTACTGAAGGAAAACCAG GTGGAGTTTGAATCGATAAAGCTGGAGCTGACCCACAAGaacgaggagcaggaggagctgcgaGGTCAGATGGAGGAGGCCGAAAGGCTGAAGGAGATCGCAGAGCGGCAGCTGGATGAGGCCCTGGAAGCCCTGAAGGAGGAGCGGGAGCAGAAGAACTGCCTGCGGCGAGAACTCTCCGCCCTGACGCTCAACCCCTTCGAATCCGTGGGGAACCTGGAGCTCCACTTGGACCAGCTGGACGACAGCCAGGAGGAGggccagggaggggagggagaaggtGAGGGAGAGGATCAAGACAGCGGCATTAATAATGGTCCTGGTTCTGCTCCCGATTCTGCTCGCCCTCCTCACTTGGGCGGCTCCAAAAGCAACGGCCTCATCCAGCGCTACTCCACTCCACGCAGCAGCGACGTGTTCCTGCGCGCTCCCGCCTCCGGGCTGGTGTCGGACCTGCTGAGCGAGCTGCACTTCTCCGACAGCCAGAAGCTAAAGCAGCAACTCTTGCAG GCAGAACGGGAGAAGTCCAGCCTGATCAGCAAGGTGGAGgatctgcagctgcagctggtggcGTCCAAACAGGCGTTCAGTCAGCAGGAGGACAAGCTCGGATCGCTCACGCAGCAGCTGGAAGCCGCGCAGAGCGGCCAGCACCCCAAGCACGAGGCGGGCGACGGCGACCCGGAGAACGGAGACGCCGTCTTTGACTACGAGGTCGACACCAAGAGCAAGGAGGTGCTGGAGGCGCGAGTGCGCTCCGCCAGCGAGGAGCTTCTGAAGCTGCGGGACGACCTGTCCCAGGCAGGAGCTCGCTACAACACCCTGGAGCACCGGTACAAGCAGGAGAAGGACCGGTGGCGGGCGGAGGCCCAGGAGCTGGCCGACAAGATCCGCCAGTGCATCAAGTCCAGCAAGCAGGACCAGGAGCGCATCggcgagctggagaaggagatcGGAGCCACGCGGAAGGTGGCCATCGATTCGGAGGGGCACCTGAGCGTCGCCCAGGAAGAGCTGCTGGCCTTCTCTGAGGAGCTGTCCAACCTCTACCACCACATCTGCGTGTGCAACAACCTGACGCCAAAGCGAGTCACCCTGGACTACTACCGCGACGGGGCCCGGGCGGGCATCGCGGGGGGTGGCCGCAGGTCCCATTACGTTCACTCGCCGCAGAACTCCCAGAAGAAGACGCGGGCCAACGACGCGTTCATCTCCAAAGCGTCGGTGCTGCAGTTCATGGGGGAGGTGGATAGCGCCGGAGCCAGCGGGGAGTCTCTCAGCTGCCCCGGATCCCCCACGCTGGACTTCAGGGACCCTTCAAACGTCTGCAACTTGGTGGCGGTCATCCGTTGCCAGATCAAACACCTCCGG GTGGCAGTGGACCTCTGTCGTCAGAGGGGTGCGATGCCGTACTCCGGGTTTAGCAGCAGCGGGGAGTCCGAGCGGGACGCTGAAAGCCTAATGGAAGAAGTTTTGAAACTCAAGTCCCTTTTGAGCACCAAGAGGGAACAGATTGCCACCCTGAGGACCGTCCTCAAGGCCAACAAGCAG ACTGCGGAGTTGGCTCTGTCCAATCTGAAGACCAAGTACGAGACGGAGAAGAGCATGGTGTCTGAGACCATGATGAAGCTGAGGAACGAGCTCAAAGCCCTGAAGGAGGACGCCGCGACCTTCTCTTCGCTGCGAGTCATGTTCGCCAGTCG GTGCGACCAGTATGTCACCCAGTTGGACGAGATGCAGCGGCAGCTGGCAGCCGCCGAGGACGAGAAGAGGACCCTGAACTCCCTGCTGCGGATGGCCATCCAGCAGAAACTGGCCCTCACTCAGCgcctggaggacctggaggcGCCTCCAGCTTCCCACAGCCTGAACAGCAGCCCCCGCCGCTCCCGGGCCAAAGAGCTGGCCACCAAGTCGGGTCGGGCTCCTCGGAGCCCCCGAAACAGCCCCGCCCGGCCCCCGCTGAGGAGCAGCCCGCGGGCCAGCCCGGTGCTCGGCGGCAGCGTTACGGGGCTGGCCACGCACCACCTGCGAGGTTTGACCCGGAGTCTCCACACAAGCCCC CGCTGA